In Synergistaceae bacterium, the DNA window ACGATACTGCCATATGCGCGGGCGTACTTCAGGTATATATTAATCGGGACACCGTTCATTATGTCGTCATTCGTCATGAACAACCAGATGCGTTTTCAGGGGAATGCTTTTATCTCAATGCTGGGAATAACATCGGGTGCATTGCTGAATATCATTCTTGACCCTGTATTTATATTCGTGTTCGGGATGGGCGTTGCGGGCGCGTCTCTTGCTACTATGATTTCGCAGATTGTGAGCTTCTCGCTTCTTCTCATGCTTTCAGGGCGGAGGGACGGAATACGCCTGAGCCTGCGAAATTTCCGGCCTTCATTCGCGCAGTACCGGGAAATCACAGCCGGGGGGCTTCCCTCGCTGGGTCGGCAGGGGCTTGCGAGCGTCTCAATGGCATACATGAATCAGCTTGCGGGGTTCTACGGCGATACGGCAATCGCGGCACTGTCGATAGTGTTCCGTGTTACCATGTTCGCGACGGCCATCGTGTTAGGATTCGGGCAGGGATTTCAGCCTGTGTGCGGGTTCAATTACGGCGCGGGGAAATTTGAGCGTGTTAGGCGTGCTTTCTTGTTCTCCGTCTGTGCAACGGCGGTGTACTGCATATCACTGAGCATTGCGGGATATGCGTTCGCGGAGGGGATTATAGCCTTGTTCCGGCCTGATGACGCGGAGCTTATCGCGCTTGGGTCTAGGGCATTGCGCTATGAATGCCTCGTGTATTCGACAGTGAGCTTTGTTACGATCTCGAACATGTTTTTGCAGAACACGCGCAGGACAGTCCGGGCTACGATACTTGCGGCATCACGACAGGGATTTATGCTGGCACTTTCGCTGTATTTCGGGCGGAAGTTTTTCGGGCTGACGGGGATAATTTCAGCGCAGCCTGTTGCGGACGGATTAACATTTCTTCTTGCTGTGCCGTTTGCGTGGAGTGCCCTGCGTGAAATGAAGGGGAATAAAATAACGGAGGGGGAAAATTCTCATGTCAAAAATATATAACATTTACGGGACTGACCCGCACGCCATGACTCTCGCGCTTCTTGAAGCCTCGAACGCCGCGAATCTCGTGCCGTCAGGGGCAAATATCATCCTGAAGCCGAATCTTGTTGTGGCAGGGTCTCCCGAAAACGGAGCAACGACTCACACCGGAGTCCTCTCAGGGTGCATAGAATATTTCCGGGAGAACGGAGTCCGGGACATCACTATAGCCGAGGGAAGCTGGGTAGGAGCGCAGACTCTTCCGGCCATGAAGCGCGCCGGGTATGATGATGTATGCAGGCGGTATAACGTTCCTTTTGTCGACCTGAAGCACGGCAAGACACGCAAAGTTGACTCACCCATAGGGCCGCTTGAGATTTGCGAGCTTGCGCTTGAGGCGGGATTTCTCGTGAATCTTCCTGTCTTGAAGGGACACTGCCAGACGAAAATGACGTGCGCCCTAAAGAATCTCAAAGGCTGTTTGCCTGACCGTGAGAAAAGCCGCTTTCACGCGCTGGGACTCACTCGGCCTATTGCGGCGTTAGGTTCTGTGCTGAAGCCGGGACTGATTATCGTAGACAGTATTTGCGGAGATTTGGACTTTGAGGAAGGCGGAAATCCCGTCCACACTAACCGCATGTTTCTCGGCACTGACCCTGTTATGATTGACGCATACGGGGCGGGGCTTATGGGACTCGGTTTGTCCGATGTGCCGTATATAGGTCTTGCGGAAAAATTCGGGGCAGGCTCGGCGCGTTTCACCCCTGAAGATATTCTCACCCTGAATGAGCCAGAGTCCGCCGGGAAATATCCGAGGCCGTCCGGGAGAGTGGCGAGTCTTTCGCGGAATGTACATGAGGATTCGGCGTGTTCCGCCTGTTACGCGGCGTTGATTCGCGCTCTTCACACTGACAGCCGGGGGCGCAGGCAGGAGATATATATCGGTCAGGGCTGGCGGGGGAAAAATATTCCTGAAGGGGCGTTAGGTGTCGGGCGGTGCTGTTCGTCAGCAAAAAGAAACGTGAAAGGATGCCCCCCGGACGCAAAGAGCATCGCGGAAATGTTTTAGGGGAAAAATATTGCAGTGTCAGAGAAAGAATCCGGCACTGCATTTTTTGCGGGCATGAAATTTATTGCTTAGGTGAAATTATGAGTGTCATACCGTCAGCAGACTTCACGATTCCTTCATGGCCTGCCGGAATATTCCCGCCGTCAGATTTTGCCCGCCAAATTTCGCCGCGGCACTTCACCTGACCGGGGATAATTTCGCTTACGTCAGAAATCACTTCAGCCGTGAGTCCCTTCATGCCCTGAAAGCCTGTTGAGACTTTCCGCCGGAGTCCCTTCACAATGAAATACGCAAGGAATCCGAATGTAATACCAAGCGCAATGGCAATCCCCGCTATGAATGTAATTGAAATCTGTAGCAATTCACCGCCCGGCGCACGGAAGAGAAATATCCCGCCGAGACACATTACAGGAATCCCAAGCAGCATTAGCAAGCCTGACGCGCCCGCGATAAGGTCAGCGGACATTAAGATTATCCCTGCGACAACGAGAATGACTCCGGCCCAGTTGAACGGAAGCATTTTGAGTCCGATTGCGCCAAGCAGGAGCATTACGCCTCCTGTTGTGCCGAGAATGAATCCTCCGGGCGTGATGACCTCAAAGAATATAGCCATCATTCCGCCGGATAATAACAGGTACGCGATTTCCGGGCTTGAGACAAACTGAATAATCTGCTCGGTGAACGACATACTGACGCGCTTAACGGTGATTTCGCTGTCAAGAATGATTCTTGCTGACTGTGAGCCGTTCTTGATCCTTCTGCCTGACACGGCTTTGATGAGCGAATGAATGTCCCCGGCTACAATGTCAATGACCCTTTCCCTGAGTGCCTCGTCCGCTGTGAGTGAAACGCTGTCGGTAATCATGGCTTCTGCTGTCTCAACGTTGCGCCCTCTGAGCTGTACTACTGAACGCATTTGCGCTTTAAGGTCATTCATGACTTTTGTGTTCATGTCGCCCTCCGGGATATTCTCGCCTCCGCCTGTAACGGGATGAGCCGCGCCGATGTTTGTCCCCGGAGACATGGCCGCGATGTGTGCCGCCTGAACGATGAACGCTCCCGCGCTGGCCGCCCTTCCGCCGGGTGGAATCCAGACAGCCACCGGGACTTGTGATGACAATATAGCCTGAACGATTCCGCGCATTGCCTCAACGAGTCCGCCTGGTGTGTCGAGCAGGAATATGATGAGGGAGTCGCCGTCAAGCTCTGACTCTCTGATAGTGTCGCGGACAAATTCCTCCATCTGTACGCCGACAGTGCCGGACAATTCCGCGAGGGTTACGGATGATTTAGCGTCTGCTGGAATTGCAAGCAATATTAGCGTGAGCGTGAGCAGAATTTTCTTCATGTGTGTGCTTCCTCCTGCTAAAAAATGCGTTAAGGTTTATAGACCGCATTTCTGAGCCTGTCTATTTGTTCACTGCTCATTCCCTCGGATTTCATGAACTCTATTACAGCGTTGAACATCTCGCTTCGGCCTTCTGCAAGACCTTCTGCGAGACCCTTTGCGCGGCCTTCTTCTAGACCTTGATTGATGCTCTCACTGCGTATTTCCCAATCGTGCAACATCTGAAACATATAAACCCGCCTCCATTTTGCATTAAGTTTCGCCACTTTCATGCGCTCTTCAAGCTCTCTGACAAACGGATCTCCGCCCGCCTTCCCCGTCATAAAGTCAAGAAACGCTTTAAGCTCCCCGCTGATGTCGTCAGTTTTCCCCTGCGTGTTAAGGAATATTGTAACAGCTCCGTCATTGAGCTTCAGCCCGTCAGCCTCGCCGCAAGTATTCATGAATGTGTAGATATGCCGTCCGAGCCTGAACGGGTCAAACGTACAAATGAATATCACATAGACATCGGGAAGCTCATTATACGCTCCTGATCTTGTGAGCGTCTCAGACTCTAAAGCCTCTAAGCCTATAACAGAGTGATACGCCCTCGAACGGCGGGGAAGGTCTTTCTTGTCGGTCGTCTGAATCTCGCAGTCAAAAATTTTGCGGCTGTCGGATTTCGCGTAGACATCAAACCTCACTCCGCGTGTATCGAATGTATACCTTGCGGATTTTTGCGTATTAGTGAACTCTATATGCCCCCCTGATATTACGGCAGCAGAGTCCGCAGCAGTCGCACTGAAACATTTTTATTCTCCCTTTCCTCAAATGCATTTGTTATTTGTATGTGCTATGTTAAAATCTTATCATCCAAAATAATATATTAACGAGGTGATAAAGTGTCAGACTCAAAGAAGAAA includes these proteins:
- a CDS encoding MATE family efflux transporter; the protein is MNAQDRKYIFMTTHPVSRLVFRLAVPSIITMMISAVYNIADTFYVAGIDVQSPAAVGVVFSYMAFIQAIAFFFGQGSANYISRALGARDRRSAELIASSGFFTALFTGIIIAALGFAFMDDILILLGSTDTILPYARAYFRYILIGTPFIMSSFVMNNQMRFQGNAFISMLGITSGALLNIILDPVFIFVFGMGVAGASLATMISQIVSFSLLLMLSGRRDGIRLSLRNFRPSFAQYREITAGGLPSLGRQGLASVSMAYMNQLAGFYGDTAIAALSIVFRVTMFATAIVLGFGQGFQPVCGFNYGAGKFERVRRAFLFSVCATAVYCISLSIAGYAFAEGIIALFRPDDAELIALGSRALRYECLVYSTVSFVTISNMFLQNTRRTVRATILAASRQGFMLALSLYFGRKFFGLTGIISAQPVADGLTFLLAVPFAWSALREMKGNKITEGENSHVKNI
- a CDS encoding DUF362 domain-containing protein, with amino-acid sequence MSKIYNIYGTDPHAMTLALLEASNAANLVPSGANIILKPNLVVAGSPENGATTHTGVLSGCIEYFRENGVRDITIAEGSWVGAQTLPAMKRAGYDDVCRRYNVPFVDLKHGKTRKVDSPIGPLEICELALEAGFLVNLPVLKGHCQTKMTCALKNLKGCLPDREKSRFHALGLTRPIAALGSVLKPGLIIVDSICGDLDFEEGGNPVHTNRMFLGTDPVMIDAYGAGLMGLGLSDVPYIGLAEKFGAGSARFTPEDILTLNEPESAGKYPRPSGRVASLSRNVHEDSACSACYAALIRALHTDSRGRRQEIYIGQGWRGKNIPEGALGVGRCCSSAKRNVKGCPPDAKSIAEMF
- a CDS encoding nodulation protein NfeD gives rise to the protein MKKILLTLTLILLAIPADAKSSVTLAELSGTVGVQMEEFVRDTIRESELDGDSLIIFLLDTPGGLVEAMRGIVQAILSSQVPVAVWIPPGGRAASAGAFIVQAAHIAAMSPGTNIGAAHPVTGGGENIPEGDMNTKVMNDLKAQMRSVVQLRGRNVETAEAMITDSVSLTADEALRERVIDIVAGDIHSLIKAVSGRRIKNGSQSARIILDSEITVKRVSMSFTEQIIQFVSSPEIAYLLLSGGMMAIFFEVITPGGFILGTTGGVMLLLGAIGLKMLPFNWAGVILVVAGIILMSADLIAGASGLLMLLGIPVMCLGGIFLFRAPGGELLQISITFIAGIAIALGITFGFLAYFIVKGLRRKVSTGFQGMKGLTAEVISDVSEIIPGQVKCRGEIWRAKSDGGNIPAGHEGIVKSADGMTLIISPKQ
- a CDS encoding Rpn family recombination-promoting nuclease/putative transposase — its product is MRFDVYAKSDSRKIFDCEIQTTDKKDLPRRSRAYHSVIGLEALESETLTRSGAYNELPDVYVIFICTFDPFRLGRHIYTFMNTCGEADGLKLNDGAVTIFLNTQGKTDDISGELKAFLDFMTGKAGGDPFVRELEERMKVAKLNAKWRRVYMFQMLHDWEIRSESINQGLEEGRAKGLAEGLAEGRSEMFNAVIEFMKSEGMSSEQIDRLRNAVYKP